Proteins encoded together in one Acetonema longum DSM 6540 window:
- a CDS encoding CtsR family transcriptional regulator: MPNLADLIEEFILRKLSDHGGGIVLLQRNDLADELACAPSQISYVLSTRFTSERGFYVESRRGSGGFIRIARIPAGHVLQFEVRRQEPGPARPEDVVEIIGRLRDNGMVSAREAVLLTGVFEIFGQALDERQKIEVLRSLLGRLMNL; the protein is encoded by the coding sequence ATGCCAAACTTGGCTGATTTGATTGAAGAATTTATCTTGCGAAAGCTCTCGGACCATGGGGGCGGGATTGTGCTGCTGCAGCGCAATGATTTAGCCGACGAGCTGGCCTGCGCTCCTTCACAGATTAGTTATGTTCTCAGCACCCGGTTTACCAGTGAGCGTGGCTTTTATGTAGAGTCACGGCGGGGGTCAGGCGGATTTATCCGCATTGCCCGTATTCCTGCCGGTCATGTCCTGCAGTTTGAGGTGCGGCGCCAGGAACCCGGTCCGGCCAGGCCGGAAGATGTGGTGGAAATCATTGGCCGCCTGCGGGATAATGGCATGGTCAGTGCCCGCGAAGCGGTTCTGTTGACCGGGGTATTCGAGATATTCGGTCAGGCCTTGGACGAACGTCAAAAGATAGAGGTCTTACGGTCCTTGCTGGGGCGTCTCATGAATCTGTAG
- a CDS encoding UvrB/UvrC motif-containing protein, protein MLCDDCKKRPACVHITKIVNNQKVEKHLCEQCAQNAGELQFALDSSFSVHDFLKGMFTHGMIDGGSPAVKNEIACPNCGMTYSDFSQNGKIGCSVCYTTYADRLERLLRRVHGASAHTGKVPCRTGGALVARQKIKQLKKTLEQLVAREEYEQAAKVRDEIKGLERNMSEGGK, encoded by the coding sequence ATGCTTTGTGATGACTGCAAAAAACGGCCGGCCTGTGTGCATATTACCAAGATTGTTAACAATCAAAAAGTAGAAAAACACTTGTGTGAGCAATGCGCCCAAAATGCCGGTGAACTTCAGTTTGCTCTGGACAGCAGTTTTTCGGTGCATGATTTTCTTAAAGGCATGTTTACTCATGGCATGATCGACGGCGGCAGTCCTGCCGTCAAAAATGAAATTGCCTGCCCTAACTGTGGCATGACCTATAGCGATTTCAGCCAAAACGGCAAAATCGGCTGCAGCGTGTGCTACACCACTTACGCCGACCGGCTGGAGCGCTTACTGCGCCGGGTGCATGGCGCCAGCGCCCATACCGGCAAAGTGCCTTGCCGTACCGGCGGCGCTTTGGTAGCCAGACAGAAAATTAAGCAGTTGAAAAAGACCCTGGAGCAGCTAGTGGCCCGGGAAGAATATGAGCAGGCAGCCAAAGTCCGGGATGAGATTAAGGGCTTGGAAAGAAACATGTCGGAGGGGGGAAAATAA
- a CDS encoding protein arginine kinase: MLLQDLLDQPQVSWMKPGAKDGDIVLSSRIRLARNLADIPFPGRAEAGQLQQTADQIHQSVSALAASDRHEYLFIPLEQLTPLDRLILVEKHITSPNHVQESKGRALLVRDDSMVSIMVNEEDHLRVQCMMPGANLSEAFALADRVDDVLEAEHDYAYSERLGYLTSCPTNIGTGLRASAMLHLPVLVLTKQIQRVVNAATQLGLAVRGIYGEGTEAVGNIFQISNQLTLGYSEAEIIENLTSVVQQVVDQERAARSALMAESRSLLADRIWRAYGILRFARSISGQEALAMLSEVRLGIDLKIIENLPAEIFNELLVATRPNFLQKRSGGENDPAARDRYRAELIREKLSAFEIKQP, encoded by the coding sequence ATGTTGCTGCAAGACTTGCTGGATCAGCCTCAGGTATCCTGGATGAAGCCCGGCGCCAAAGACGGCGATATTGTCCTATCCAGTCGGATTCGTCTGGCCAGAAATCTGGCTGACATTCCTTTTCCCGGCCGGGCGGAGGCCGGCCAACTGCAGCAAACCGCCGACCAAATCCACCAGTCGGTTTCTGCTTTGGCCGCATCAGATCGGCATGAATATCTGTTTATACCGCTGGAACAGCTTACACCCTTGGATCGGCTCATTCTGGTGGAAAAACATATCACCAGCCCCAACCATGTACAGGAATCTAAAGGCAGGGCGCTCTTAGTACGGGATGATTCAATGGTCAGCATCATGGTCAATGAAGAAGATCATCTGCGCGTTCAATGCATGATGCCGGGGGCCAATCTCTCGGAGGCATTCGCTTTAGCCGACCGGGTGGATGACGTCCTGGAAGCGGAGCATGACTATGCCTATAGTGAGCGCCTGGGGTATCTGACTTCATGTCCCACCAATATTGGCACCGGCTTGCGGGCCTCAGCCATGCTGCATCTGCCGGTCCTGGTGCTGACCAAACAAATTCAGCGGGTGGTGAATGCCGCAACCCAGCTGGGTTTGGCGGTACGGGGCATCTACGGTGAAGGCACCGAGGCGGTGGGCAATATCTTTCAGATTTCCAACCAACTGACCTTGGGCTACAGTGAAGCTGAGATCATTGAGAACCTCACCAGTGTGGTGCAGCAGGTGGTAGATCAGGAACGGGCGGCCCGGTCCGCTCTGATGGCTGAATCCCGAAGTCTGCTGGCGGACCGGATTTGGCGGGCTTATGGCATACTGCGCTTCGCCCGGAGCATATCCGGCCAGGAAGCCTTGGCCATGCTCAGTGAAGTGCGGCTGGGCATTGATCTGAAAATTATTGAAAACCTGCCGGCGGAAATATTTAATGAGCTGTTGGTAGCTACCCGACCTAATTTTCTTCAGAAACGGTCCGGCGGCGAGAATGATCCGGCTGCCCGCGACCGATACCGGGCGGAATTAATCCGGGAAAAGCTCAGCGCCTTTGAAATAAAACAACCTTAG